The Drosophila mauritiana strain mau12 chromosome 2R, ASM438214v1, whole genome shotgun sequence genome has a segment encoding these proteins:
- the LOC117137925 gene encoding uncharacterized protein LOC117137925, producing the protein MARNENKTQTESGSERGKWKWQENSNHKLGIYLRSVNDYHLKCARLPPKNQLLEKAQPTEWVVLGGAVWPEWVTRRTRQQKE; encoded by the coding sequence ATGGctcgaaatgaaaataaaacacaaacagAATCTGGCAGCGAGcgaggaaaatggaaatggcaggAAAATTCAAATCACAAACTCGGTATTTATTTGCGAAGCGTAAATGATTACCACTTAAAATGTGCTCGACTGCCACCTAAAAACCAATTGTTGGAAAAAGCACAACCAACCGAGTGGGTGGTCCTGGGCGGCGCTGTGTGGCCAGAGTGGGTGACTCGAAGGACACGGCAGCAGAAGGAGTGA